The following are encoded together in the Glycine max cultivar Williams 82 chromosome 8, Glycine_max_v4.0, whole genome shotgun sequence genome:
- the LOC100305352 gene encoding trypsin inhibitor (Kunitz) family of protease inhibitors precursor, with amino-acid sequence MSMKLLLASLSISVWLFMATLSLAQSNNRYVFDTHGDPLETDDEYYIRPAITDNGGRFTLINRNRSCPLYVGLENTDTPQGYPMKFTPFANKDDDDNLRVNTDLKVTLVQVSTTCVQSTEWKLGENDTRSGRRLIVTGRDNGIQSAGNYFRIVETESVGIYNIRWCPTEACPTCRFICGTGGILRENGRILFALDGTTLPVVFQKKDD; translated from the coding sequence ATGTCGATGAAGCTGTTATTAGCTTCCCTATCCATTTCGGTGTGGCTTTTCATGGCAACATTATCCCTTGCCCAATCCAACAACCGCTACGTCTTTGACACACATGGCGACCCTCTTGAAACTGACGATGAATATTACATCAGGCCGGCCATAACAGACAACGGAGGGCGTTTCACATTGATCAACAGAAACAGGTCGTGCCCTTTGTACGTCGGTCTCGAAAACACCGACACGCCGCAGGGCTACCCGATGAAATTCACCCCTTTTGCCAACAAGGACGACGACGATAACTTGAGGGTGAACACGGACTTGAAAGTGACACTGGTGCAAGTTTCCACAACGTGTGTGCAATCCACCGAATGGAAGTTGGGTGAGAATGACACGAGGAGTGGAAGGAGGCTCATCGTCACTGGGCGAGATAATGGGATACAAAGTGCAGGTAActattttagaattgtggaaacaGAAAGTGTTGGTATTTATAACATCCGGTGGTGCCCTACGGAAGCATGCCCCACTTGCAGATTCATTTGTGGGACCGGTGGTATTCTGCGTGAGAATGGAAGGATTTTGTTTGCCTTGGATGGTACCACTCTCCCAGTTGTGTTCCAGAAAAAAGATGATTAA